From the genome of Pyxidicoccus trucidator, one region includes:
- a CDS encoding arginine N-succinyltransferase: MLVLRDVQKTDLAGLKRLAAVLNTVNLPNNEETLEAIIDKSVKSFAGKVKNPFDREYLFVLEDVRNNLIIGTSMIIAQHGTYEAPHIYYEVSEREHYSASLERHLRHKVLSIAYNYEGPTEVGGLVVDPPYRATPDKPGKQLSYVRFLFVAMHRRIFRPRVLAELLPPLLPDGRSLLWEACGKKFTALTYQEADRLSRQNKEFIKELFPSSDIYASLFPDRVQKVLGEVGPQTRGVQRMLERIGFRYVERIDPFDGGPHFEANTADISLVRKYRTVKLAEEDFELEGDDVLVAFERDAGRNRFRSVRCQARLDNTVAYLPARAKEILGAEPGVKLSLIPFE; the protein is encoded by the coding sequence ATGCTTGTCCTGCGTGACGTCCAGAAGACCGACCTGGCCGGCCTCAAGCGGCTCGCCGCCGTGCTCAACACGGTGAACCTGCCGAACAACGAAGAGACGCTCGAGGCCATCATCGACAAGTCGGTGAAGAGCTTCGCGGGAAAGGTGAAGAACCCCTTCGACCGCGAGTACCTCTTCGTCCTGGAGGACGTGCGCAACAACCTCATCATCGGCACGTCGATGATCATCGCCCAGCACGGGACGTACGAGGCCCCGCACATCTACTACGAGGTGAGCGAGCGCGAGCACTACTCCGCGTCCCTGGAGCGGCACCTGCGCCACAAGGTGCTCTCCATCGCCTACAACTACGAGGGCCCCACCGAAGTCGGCGGCCTCGTGGTGGACCCGCCCTACCGCGCCACGCCGGACAAGCCCGGCAAGCAATTGTCCTACGTGCGCTTCCTCTTCGTCGCCATGCACCGGCGCATCTTCCGCCCGCGCGTGCTGGCGGAGTTGCTGCCGCCGCTGCTGCCGGACGGGCGCAGCCTGCTGTGGGAGGCGTGCGGCAAGAAGTTCACCGCCCTCACCTACCAGGAGGCGGACCGCCTCAGCCGGCAGAACAAGGAGTTCATCAAGGAGCTGTTCCCCTCCTCGGACATCTACGCGTCGCTCTTCCCGGACCGCGTGCAGAAGGTGCTCGGCGAGGTGGGCCCCCAGACGCGCGGCGTGCAGCGCATGCTGGAGCGCATCGGCTTCAGGTACGTGGAGCGCATCGACCCGTTCGACGGCGGCCCCCACTTCGAGGCCAACACCGCCGACATCTCCCTGGTGCGCAAGTACCGCACGGTGAAGCTGGCCGAGGAGGACTTCGAGCTGGAGGGCGATGACGTGCTCGTCGCCTTCGAGCGCGACGCGGGCCGCAACCGCTTCCGCTCCGTGCGCTGCCAGGCCCGTCTGGACAACACCGTGGCCTACCTGCCCGCCCGCGCCAAGGAAATCCTCGGCGCGGAGCCGGGCGTGAAGCTGTCGCTCATCCCCTTCGAGTAG
- a CDS encoding pyridoxal-dependent decarboxylase: MSHDARDADGAVPHLSPEEFRKLGHRMVDWIADYWSRLESFPVRSQVAPGGVASKLPIHPPEEGLDGEQGWDAVFRDLEDVVLPGLTHWQSPSFFAYFPANASGPAVLGELLSAGLGVQGMLWSTSPAATEMETRVLDWLAELTGLPASFYSTSATGGCVIQGTASEATLVAMVAARERVRRHGAPADTEWVAYSSTQAHSSVLKAAMLCGVARGADDTVHVRQLETDAHYALRPDVLERAIREDLAAGRRPFFVCATLGSTSSGAFDPVRAVGAVLERTGVTAAGGWLHVDAAWAGAALVCPEHRGLLDGVEVADSFAFNPHKWLLTNFDCNSFYTRDRRALLDALSVTPEYLRNAASASGAVIDYRDWQVPLGRRFRALKLWFVLRHYGARGLRAHVRGHIRMAEQFESWASHDARFEIAAPRSLSLVCFRLKPEPGETPEATDARNRALLERVNASGKLFLTHTVLPSVEGRPARYVLRMAIGGTYTEERHVRAAWEALAAASG, from the coding sequence ATGAGCCACGACGCGCGTGACGCTGACGGAGCGGTGCCCCACCTGAGCCCGGAGGAGTTTCGGAAGCTCGGGCACCGGATGGTCGACTGGATTGCCGACTACTGGTCCCGCCTGGAGTCCTTCCCCGTCCGCTCCCAGGTCGCCCCGGGCGGCGTCGCATCGAAGCTCCCCATTCATCCTCCCGAAGAGGGCCTCGACGGTGAGCAGGGCTGGGACGCTGTCTTCCGAGACCTCGAGGACGTGGTGCTGCCCGGCCTGACGCACTGGCAGTCCCCCTCCTTCTTCGCCTACTTCCCCGCCAATGCCTCCGGCCCCGCCGTGCTCGGCGAGCTGCTGTCCGCGGGCCTCGGCGTGCAGGGCATGCTCTGGTCCACCAGCCCCGCCGCCACGGAGATGGAGACGCGGGTGCTCGACTGGCTCGCCGAGCTGACGGGCCTGCCCGCGTCCTTTTACTCCACCTCCGCCACCGGCGGCTGTGTCATCCAGGGTACCGCCAGTGAGGCCACCCTCGTCGCCATGGTGGCTGCCCGCGAGCGCGTCCGCCGCCACGGCGCACCCGCTGACACCGAGTGGGTCGCGTACTCCTCCACGCAGGCCCACTCGTCCGTGCTCAAGGCCGCCATGCTGTGCGGAGTCGCCCGGGGCGCCGATGACACGGTGCACGTGCGGCAGCTCGAAACCGACGCCCACTATGCGCTTCGCCCGGACGTGCTGGAGCGCGCCATCCGCGAGGACCTGGCGGCGGGCCGGCGCCCCTTCTTTGTCTGCGCCACCCTGGGCTCCACTTCCTCCGGAGCGTTCGACCCGGTCCGCGCCGTGGGCGCGGTGCTGGAGCGCACGGGCGTCACCGCGGCGGGTGGCTGGCTGCACGTGGACGCCGCATGGGCGGGTGCCGCGCTCGTCTGCCCCGAGCACCGGGGCCTGCTGGACGGCGTGGAGGTCGCGGACTCGTTCGCCTTCAACCCGCACAAGTGGCTGCTCACCAACTTCGACTGCAACTCCTTCTACACGCGAGACCGCCGTGCCCTCCTCGACGCACTGAGCGTGACGCCCGAGTACCTTCGCAACGCGGCGAGCGCGAGCGGCGCCGTCATCGACTACCGCGACTGGCAGGTACCCCTCGGCCGCCGCTTCCGCGCGCTGAAGCTCTGGTTCGTGCTGCGCCACTACGGTGCGCGCGGCCTGCGCGCCCATGTGCGGGGCCACATCCGGATGGCCGAGCAGTTCGAGTCCTGGGCGTCCCACGACGCCCGCTTCGAAATCGCCGCGCCCCGCTCGCTCTCCCTGGTGTGCTTCCGCCTGAAGCCCGAGCCGGGCGAGACGCCCGAGGCCACCGACGCGCGCAACCGCGCCCTGCTGGAGCGGGTGAACGCCTCGGGGAAGCTGTTCCTCACGCACACGGTGCTGCCCTCCGTGGAGGGACGGCCGGCCCGCTACGTGCTCCGCATGGCCATTGGGGGCACGTACACGGAGGAGCGCCACGTGCGCGCCGCCTGGGAGGCGCTCGCCGCCGCCTCGGGCTGA
- a CDS encoding ABC transporter substrate-binding protein, whose product MGAKRYLFAFGLAAGLISALVLGGLLRAVHGAPLPGSTWAVLLVGTPTLYLVGGYLAWFRWAARRRRVRQQVMSRLAEGDLTNTVSTRYEGHEDMRRLILSLRRALSQVQRVTANLHRTSNEVSEQARILLEAARRQGGAVERTLEAVSGMGGSLQVAVKRVHQLEVFAVDTTGALLEMTERLEQVVHALEQVNSFAHNTSALMQAMAERLANIASSGDELGRFASEAEDFVAAVEGGIDSVRRRASETNQLAIAVTATAERGEVLVGDSVQGMYRVEETVRKAAELMGTLGTRSTEIGRIVDVIQEIADQTNLLALNAAIIAAQAGEHGRPFGVVANEIRNLAERTTRSTREIAKMVSGVRDAVQTAVTLVQEGREQATAGVALGDRAAEALVEIRTITQRTFTAVEATVAETQRLETQGATVVEASRRVARRVEDVTRMAIEQSGHARELVRQTHEMARVGQGASQKAEAQARTGRDLSDSVVRLSAAIEELRSANVVLTKGDASIREEVAQVREDARRVIRIGDGLTRTVDQLGHEAVGLETEVFRFKLPTPRAGGTLRVGLHQAASLRNRQAVDPLFSVENQVAELTSCVFSSLLRLEDGGLEPDLAERWDADPSARRYRFYLRRGVTFHDGTLLTATDVKRHLERLLDPAVRSPDRSLLEDVEGAPEFTSGLAREVSGLEALDDGTLEIRLREPKAFFLHLMALTPTAIARTDSSGRLVGTGPFRLISLDPERAVLERNPAYWRAGGPLVDRLEFQLLNSRQDAVTRLRQGALDLVSFLAAEHVEVPGLESFQVVASTTPSTAFVALNQREAPYDDVRVRRALRAGMDIRAMVEQFHPGARLARTLTPPELLDDSEVGPTPAPDVGLAEQLLRDAGLRRLRLSLHQPTGRDTSAEDAVLFRPLLQAGLLELRHVELTPEEYTARLREGKIPAFRTLWLADFPDPDTFLYFLLNSSAQTVYPLGYRNPELDRITTEARVSIDPGLRLQLYVRAEKLFLEDCPLIPLYHDRIHAAATPTVQNLRLHQTPPQVRFEDLWVDPGAAS is encoded by the coding sequence ATGGGCGCAAAACGGTACCTGTTCGCTTTCGGCCTGGCGGCAGGCCTCATCTCCGCGCTCGTCCTGGGGGGACTGCTACGGGCTGTTCACGGCGCCCCGCTCCCAGGCTCGACGTGGGCGGTGCTGCTCGTCGGCACGCCGACGCTCTACCTCGTGGGCGGTTACCTCGCGTGGTTCCGCTGGGCGGCCCGCCGTCGGCGCGTGCGCCAGCAGGTCATGTCCCGGCTCGCGGAGGGGGACCTCACCAACACGGTGAGCACCCGCTACGAGGGCCACGAAGACATGCGCCGGCTCATCCTGTCGCTGCGCCGCGCGCTGTCCCAGGTGCAGCGGGTGACGGCCAACCTCCACCGCACCAGCAACGAGGTGAGCGAGCAGGCCCGCATCCTGCTGGAGGCCGCCCGCCGCCAGGGCGGCGCCGTGGAGCGCACCCTCGAAGCCGTCAGCGGCATGGGCGGCAGCCTCCAGGTCGCCGTCAAGCGCGTGCACCAGCTGGAGGTCTTCGCCGTCGACACCACCGGCGCGCTGCTGGAGATGACCGAGCGGCTGGAGCAGGTGGTGCACGCGCTCGAGCAGGTCAACAGCTTCGCCCACAACACCAGCGCGCTGATGCAGGCCATGGCCGAGCGGCTGGCCAACATCGCCTCCTCCGGCGACGAGCTGGGCCGCTTCGCCAGCGAGGCCGAGGACTTCGTGGCCGCGGTGGAGGGCGGCATCGACTCCGTGCGCCGCCGCGCCAGCGAGACGAACCAGCTGGCCATCGCCGTGACGGCCACCGCCGAGCGCGGCGAGGTGCTCGTGGGCGACAGCGTCCAGGGCATGTACCGGGTGGAGGAAACGGTCCGCAAGGCCGCCGAGCTGATGGGCACGCTGGGCACCCGCTCCACCGAGATTGGCCGCATCGTCGACGTCATCCAGGAAATCGCCGACCAGACGAACCTACTCGCCCTCAACGCCGCCATCATCGCCGCCCAGGCAGGCGAGCACGGCCGCCCCTTCGGCGTGGTGGCCAACGAGATTCGCAACCTCGCCGAGCGCACCACGCGCTCCACGCGCGAAATCGCGAAGATGGTGTCCGGCGTGCGCGACGCGGTGCAGACCGCCGTGACGCTGGTGCAGGAGGGCCGCGAGCAGGCCACCGCCGGCGTGGCGCTCGGGGACCGCGCCGCCGAGGCGCTGGTGGAGATTCGCACCATTACCCAGCGCACCTTCACCGCCGTGGAGGCCACGGTGGCGGAGACGCAGCGGCTGGAGACGCAGGGCGCCACCGTCGTGGAGGCCAGCCGCCGCGTGGCCCGGCGCGTGGAAGACGTCACGCGCATGGCCATTGAACAGTCCGGCCACGCCCGCGAGCTGGTGCGCCAGACGCACGAGATGGCGCGCGTGGGCCAGGGCGCCTCGCAGAAGGCGGAGGCCCAGGCCCGCACCGGACGCGACTTGTCCGATTCCGTGGTGCGCCTGAGCGCGGCGATTGAAGAGCTGCGCTCCGCCAACGTGGTGCTCACCAAGGGCGACGCCTCCATCCGCGAGGAGGTGGCGCAGGTGCGCGAGGATGCGCGCCGGGTCATCCGCATCGGCGACGGGCTGACGCGCACGGTGGACCAGCTCGGCCACGAGGCCGTGGGCCTGGAGACGGAGGTGTTCCGCTTCAAGCTGCCCACGCCCCGCGCGGGCGGCACGCTGCGCGTGGGACTGCACCAGGCGGCGTCCCTGCGCAACCGGCAGGCGGTGGACCCCCTCTTCAGCGTGGAGAACCAGGTCGCCGAGCTCACCTCGTGCGTCTTCTCCAGCCTGCTGCGGCTGGAGGACGGCGGGCTGGAGCCGGACCTCGCCGAGCGCTGGGACGCGGACCCGTCCGCGCGCCGCTACCGCTTCTACCTGCGCCGCGGCGTCACCTTCCACGACGGCACGCTGCTCACCGCCACCGACGTGAAGCGCCACCTGGAGCGGCTGCTGGACCCGGCGGTGCGCTCGCCGGACCGCAGCCTGCTGGAGGACGTCGAGGGCGCGCCCGAGTTCACCTCCGGCCTGGCCCGCGAGGTGTCCGGCCTCGAGGCGCTGGACGACGGCACCCTCGAAATCCGCCTGCGCGAGCCCAAGGCCTTCTTCCTGCACCTCATGGCGCTCACGCCCACGGCGATAGCTCGGACGGACTCGAGCGGGCGGCTGGTGGGCACCGGCCCCTTCCGCCTCATCTCCCTGGACCCGGAGCGCGCGGTGCTGGAGCGCAACCCCGCCTACTGGCGCGCCGGGGGACCGCTGGTGGACCGGCTGGAGTTCCAGCTGCTGAACTCGCGGCAGGACGCGGTGACGCGCCTGCGGCAGGGCGCGCTCGACCTGGTGTCCTTCCTCGCCGCCGAGCACGTCGAGGTGCCCGGCCTGGAGTCCTTCCAGGTGGTGGCCAGCACCACGCCCTCCACCGCCTTCGTGGCGCTCAACCAGCGCGAGGCCCCGTACGACGACGTGCGCGTGCGGCGGGCCCTGCGCGCGGGCATGGACATCCGCGCCATGGTGGAGCAGTTCCACCCGGGCGCCCGCCTGGCGCGCACCCTGACGCCCCCGGAGCTGCTGGACGACAGCGAGGTGGGGCCGACGCCCGCTCCGGACGTGGGCCTGGCGGAGCAGCTACTGCGCGACGCGGGCCTGCGCCGGCTGCGGCTGTCGCTGCACCAGCCCACCGGCCGGGACACCTCCGCCGAGGACGCGGTGCTCTTCCGTCCGCTGTTGCAGGCGGGCCTGCTGGAGCTGCGCCACGTGGAGCTGACGCCGGAGGAGTACACGGCCCGGCTGCGCGAGGGGAAGATTCCCGCCTTCCGCACGCTGTGGCTGGCGGACTTCCCCGACCCGGACACCTTCCTCTACTTCCTCCTCAACTCCAGCGCGCAGACGGTGTACCCGCTGGGCTACCGCAACCCGGAGCTGGACCGCATCACCACGGAAGCGCGCGTGTCCATCGACCCGGGGCTGCGCCTGCAGCTCTACGTGCGCGCGGAGAAGCTCTTCCTGGAGGACTGCCCGCTCATCCCCCTGTACCACGACCGCATCCACGCGGCCGCCACGCCCACGGTGCAGAACCTGCGGCTGCACCAGACGCCGCCGCAGGTGCGCTTCGAGGACCTCTGGGTGGACCCGGGCGCGGCCTCCTGA
- a CDS encoding DUF2019 domain-containing protein, producing MDDPLEAALTELVEEFARHAAAQTDAIWQGDARTGNKYARQVNIAFDKLCAHGNAGRDALAALLTHPRMDVRVKAAAFLLRHRTDEAKAVLSEAAGGEGMVSFAASEALKRWEEGTWALDPE from the coding sequence ATGGATGACCCATTGGAAGCCGCGCTCACCGAACTCGTGGAAGAGTTCGCCCGCCATGCGGCCGCGCAGACCGATGCCATCTGGCAGGGGGATGCCAGGACCGGTAACAAGTACGCCAGGCAGGTCAACATCGCGTTCGACAAGTTGTGCGCGCATGGGAACGCCGGAAGGGACGCGCTTGCGGCATTGCTCACCCATCCCCGAATGGACGTACGGGTCAAAGCGGCGGCCTTCCTACTCCGCCACCGAACTGATGAAGCGAAGGCGGTGCTCTCTGAAGCCGCAGGGGGCGAAGGAATGGTTTCCTTCGCGGCCTCCGAGGCCCTGAAGCGGTGGGAGGAGGGTACCTGGGCCCTCGACCCTGAGTAG
- a CDS encoding ricin-type beta-trefoil lectin domain protein translates to MCNPGLPTAEVCNNNIDEDCTGAADDSTNPTAWVTFFTDRDYDGYGSSSEPHRACRRPANTSASAGDCDDAAPDVAPGTPDVCDGQDNDCNGSIDEAGVCRAAAVCAERGAVMLRGVSNKCLDADGNYQGADGVPTQLWDCHGEGNQRWTLQSDGTVQDPGGKCLSVDWRNGIANGTPVVLGQCTGTLNQKWLRQADGSLRGATGRCLDAFWNDSWPNGTRTVLWDCNGGLNQKWTVVP, encoded by the coding sequence GTGTGCAACCCAGGACTACCAACCGCAGAGGTCTGCAACAACAACATCGACGAGGACTGCACCGGCGCCGCAGACGACTCGACGAACCCCACGGCATGGGTCACCTTCTTCACGGACCGGGACTATGACGGTTACGGCTCCTCCAGCGAGCCACACCGCGCGTGTCGGAGGCCGGCGAACACCTCCGCCAGCGCAGGGGATTGCGACGACGCAGCTCCTGACGTGGCGCCGGGCACCCCCGACGTCTGTGACGGTCAGGACAATGACTGCAATGGGAGCATCGACGAGGCGGGGGTGTGCCGGGCAGCAGCCGTGTGCGCGGAGCGAGGCGCGGTGATGCTGCGCGGCGTCTCCAACAAGTGTCTCGACGCCGATGGGAACTATCAGGGGGCGGATGGCGTCCCCACGCAACTGTGGGACTGCCACGGCGAGGGCAACCAACGCTGGACGCTGCAGTCGGACGGCACCGTGCAGGACCCGGGTGGCAAGTGCCTGTCCGTGGACTGGCGCAACGGCATTGCCAACGGCACCCCGGTGGTCCTGGGGCAGTGCACCGGGACGTTGAACCAGAAGTGGCTGCGGCAGGCGGATGGAAGCCTGCGCGGTGCCACTGGCAGATGTCTCGATGCCTTCTGGAACGACAGTTGGCCCAACGGCACACGGACGGTGCTGTGGGATTGCAATGGCGGCCTCAATCAGAAGTGGACGGTAGTGCCATAG
- a CDS encoding DedA family protein, whose amino-acid sequence MVEYIDQLISSLGPLGLLVLGLAAALEYIVPPFPGDTVTLLGGVYAVRGTQPWPLVFLVVTAGSVAGAAINYWVGHWLARRFAAHPEWSFFGITHARLELVQARMRRNGPWLLLANRFLPGIRGLIFVAAGAANMPRFNALLLGTLSAMAHTALVLALGAAVGGNLERLASLVSRYQYAVVGLVGVGVVAVVVRMLARRRTPAPEP is encoded by the coding sequence ATGGTGGAATACATCGACCAGCTCATCTCCTCGCTGGGGCCCCTGGGGCTGCTGGTCCTCGGGCTCGCGGCGGCGCTGGAGTACATCGTCCCGCCCTTCCCTGGGGACACCGTCACCCTGCTGGGAGGGGTGTACGCGGTGCGTGGCACGCAGCCCTGGCCGCTCGTCTTCCTGGTGGTGACGGCGGGCAGCGTCGCGGGCGCGGCCATCAACTACTGGGTGGGCCACTGGTTGGCGAGGCGCTTCGCCGCCCACCCCGAGTGGAGCTTCTTCGGCATCACCCACGCCCGGCTCGAGCTCGTGCAGGCGAGGATGCGGCGCAACGGGCCGTGGCTGCTACTGGCCAACCGTTTCCTACCGGGCATCCGCGGGCTCATCTTCGTCGCGGCGGGCGCCGCGAACATGCCCCGCTTCAACGCGCTGCTCCTGGGAACACTGTCGGCCATGGCCCACACCGCGCTGGTGCTGGCGCTGGGCGCGGCGGTGGGCGGCAACCTGGAGCGGCTGGCCTCGCTCGTCAGCCGCTACCAGTACGCGGTGGTGGGCCTGGTCGGGGTGGGCGTGGTGGCGGTGGTGGTGCGCATGCTGGCCCGGCGTCGCACCCCCGCGCCCGAGCCCTGA
- a CDS encoding DUF2019 domain-containing protein: MTLEKLVEQFAEHVAEQTDAIWRGDARTGNKHARKYGAAVDKLLAQGDAGRDALCVLLKHPRMDVRVMAAAHLLRYRTAEAKAVLEDAAKGEGLVPFEAGQALKRWEEGTWALDPE; encoded by the coding sequence ATGACTCTCGAGAAACTTGTGGAGCAGTTCGCGGAGCATGTTGCCGAGCAGACCGATGCCATCTGGCGAGGTGATGCCAGGACCGGTAACAAGCACGCTAGAAAGTATGGTGCCGCTGTCGACAAGCTTCTCGCTCAAGGCGACGCAGGTCGTGACGCGCTATGCGTACTACTCAAGCACCCGCGCATGGATGTGCGCGTCATGGCCGCAGCGCATTTGCTCCGTTACCGGACGGCTGAAGCCAAGGCCGTGTTGGAAGATGCGGCCAAGGGGGAAGGGTTGGTGCCCTTCGAGGCCGGCCAGGCCCTGAAGCGGTGGGAAGAGGGCACATGGGCGCTTGACCCAGAGTAG
- a CDS encoding heparin lyase I family protein produces the protein MCLVPVLASAGIVWRGDFESGDRSQYSGTQMVSADRLQVVTSPVAEGKYALKATVRQGDDPINSSGNRNELVYQGKEAVGSEYYYRWKVMFATDFPSVDTWQLFTQWHHDGCCGSPPVEFYVRGEEIRLSLPGTGEVPWRTKLVRGVWHEFIMHVKWGATANTGFIELWHNKELVLPKRGAVTMYSGQKNYLKLGLYRNDTVKPVGVVYHDGFVQATTLADVMPVVVPPPVDAGTPPVDAGTPPVDAGSPGNVDAGAPEEPGDVDAGTPPVEEAPEDPEPMPGTGVPPAQGFPTEEAIAGEVGCSSAGGVPLAAFTLLGLLGLARVRRRRS, from the coding sequence ATGTGCCTGGTTCCTGTTCTGGCCTCGGCCGGAATCGTGTGGCGCGGTGACTTCGAGTCGGGAGACCGCTCGCAGTACTCGGGCACGCAGATGGTGAGCGCGGACCGCTTGCAGGTGGTGACGTCGCCAGTCGCGGAAGGGAAGTACGCGCTGAAGGCGACGGTGCGGCAGGGCGATGACCCCATCAACTCCAGCGGGAATCGCAACGAGCTGGTGTACCAGGGCAAGGAGGCGGTGGGCTCGGAGTACTACTACCGCTGGAAGGTGATGTTCGCGACGGACTTCCCGAGCGTGGACACGTGGCAGCTCTTCACGCAGTGGCACCATGACGGGTGCTGCGGCTCGCCGCCGGTGGAGTTCTACGTGAGGGGCGAGGAGATTCGCCTGTCGCTCCCCGGCACGGGTGAGGTGCCCTGGCGCACGAAGCTGGTCCGCGGCGTGTGGCACGAGTTCATCATGCACGTGAAGTGGGGTGCCACCGCGAACACGGGCTTCATCGAGCTGTGGCACAACAAGGAGCTCGTGCTGCCCAAGCGGGGCGCGGTGACGATGTACTCGGGGCAGAAGAACTATCTGAAGCTGGGGCTGTATCGGAATGACACCGTGAAGCCGGTGGGCGTCGTCTATCACGACGGTTTCGTGCAGGCGACGACGCTGGCGGATGTGATGCCGGTGGTGGTGCCGCCGCCCGTGGACGCTGGGACGCCGCCCGTGGACGCCGGGACGCCGCCCGTGGACGCCGGGAGCCCGGGGAATGTGGATGCCGGTGCTCCCGAGGAGCCGGGTGACGTGGATGCGGGAACGCCGCCGGTGGAAGAGGCCCCGGAGGACCCGGAGCCGATGCCGGGGACGGGCGTGCCGCCCGCTCAGGGCTTCCCGACGGAGGAGGCGATTGCCGGTGAGGTGGGGTGCAGCAGTGCCGGAGGTGTACCGCTCGCGGCCTTCACGTTGCTGGGCCTGCTGGGACTGGCGCGGGTCCGGCGTCGGCGGAGCTGA
- a CDS encoding DUF2019 domain-containing protein produces the protein MKLEDLAEEFAAGVAAQTDALWNGDARTGNRHARKYIAVFKKLREHGEDGMDALSTLFAHPRMDVRVKAAIYLLSERPEQARPVLEDAAKSEGMIPFEAAQALKYWSEGTWTLDVD, from the coding sequence ATGAAACTGGAAGACCTCGCAGAAGAGTTTGCGGCAGGCGTGGCCGCACAAACTGATGCGCTCTGGAACGGGGATGCCAGGACAGGGAATCGGCATGCCAGGAAGTACATCGCCGTGTTCAAGAAGCTCCGCGAACATGGTGAGGATGGGATGGATGCTCTCTCCACGTTGTTCGCCCACCCCCGGATGGATGTCCGGGTCAAGGCCGCAATCTACCTGCTCAGCGAAAGACCTGAGCAGGCCAGGCCCGTGCTGGAAGATGCAGCGAAGAGCGAAGGGATGATTCCATTCGAGGCTGCCCAAGCCTTGAAGTACTGGAGCGAAGGTACGTGGACCCTGGACGTGGACTGA
- a CDS encoding lasso peptide biosynthesis protein, with the protein MAALLAFLLLALPVKPVNPGAEGGSPAPREEARFVFAWRGVPVGMVTLKLSQGHFTYASQHLHTRDGQPGERRREVTLAVDAAGRVKEERGAKAGEAGRMRGSGVEAGEAARGPDAKEVVPQSLWLWRGPPAVGCVVAREELSGREGPHCVTRAEGHRAEGTLLGAPFRASYGESGRLEALEVGDSRFTAAAPDERLRAPPELFAQGLPVEGARGPLALEPPLPVPERLEAMTPWEAGAAKALAARVHAAFTDKAPGAADWNEDGEGEAGGCLAHALRFAARARERGVKVALVHGLLVVDGGPARPHAWVRVALARGGTLDLDPTSLDAVMPDTHLPLALADARGPALEAGQRWLALLRGAHRVVRRP; encoded by the coding sequence GTGGCCGCCCTCCTCGCCTTCCTCCTCCTCGCGCTCCCCGTGAAGCCCGTGAACCCTGGTGCGGAGGGCGGGTCGCCCGCGCCTCGCGAAGAGGCACGCTTCGTCTTCGCCTGGCGTGGAGTTCCGGTGGGGATGGTGACGCTGAAGTTGTCACAGGGACACTTCACGTACGCCAGCCAGCACCTGCACACGCGCGACGGCCAGCCGGGCGAGCGACGGCGCGAGGTGACGCTGGCGGTGGATGCCGCGGGGCGGGTGAAGGAGGAGCGGGGCGCGAAGGCAGGCGAGGCGGGACGGATGCGCGGCTCAGGCGTGGAGGCGGGCGAGGCGGCACGCGGGCCTGACGCGAAAGAGGTGGTGCCGCAGTCGCTGTGGCTGTGGCGCGGACCGCCAGCGGTGGGCTGCGTCGTCGCGCGAGAGGAGCTGTCCGGCCGCGAGGGCCCTCACTGCGTCACCCGGGCGGAGGGACATCGGGCGGAGGGCACCCTGCTGGGCGCCCCCTTCCGTGCGAGCTACGGAGAGAGCGGCCGGCTGGAGGCGCTGGAGGTGGGCGACTCCCGCTTCACCGCGGCGGCACCCGACGAGCGACTGCGCGCGCCGCCGGAGCTCTTCGCGCAGGGCCTGCCGGTGGAGGGCGCGCGAGGCCCGCTGGCGCTGGAGCCTCCGCTGCCGGTGCCCGAGCGCCTGGAGGCGATGACGCCCTGGGAGGCGGGCGCGGCGAAGGCGCTGGCGGCGCGGGTCCACGCGGCCTTCACCGACAAGGCGCCGGGCGCGGCGGACTGGAACGAGGACGGCGAGGGCGAGGCGGGCGGGTGCCTTGCCCATGCGCTGCGCTTCGCGGCGCGAGCGCGGGAGCGCGGGGTGAAGGTGGCGCTGGTGCACGGGCTGCTGGTGGTGGACGGAGGCCCGGCGCGCCCCCACGCCTGGGTGCGGGTGGCGCTGGCGCGGGGCGGGACGTTGGATTTGGACCCCACGTCGCTGGACGCGGTGATGCCGGACACGCACCTGCCCCTGGCGCTGGCGGACGCGCGAGGCCCGGCGCTGGAAGCCGGGCAGCGCTGGCTGGCCCTGCTGCGCGGGGCGCACCGGGTGGTGCGCCGGCCGTGA
- the mscL gene encoding large conductance mechanosensitive channel protein MscL → MSVLSEFKQFALKGNVVDLAVAVVIGNAFTSIVNAVVADLVMPVVGLVLPGGDWRNVTVTPLQLRLGHLLGALLDFIIIALVLFIVVVKVGSLWSRKEAPPPPSTRVCPECRETVPLEARRCRACTSVLEPLAPTPA, encoded by the coding sequence ATGTCCGTGCTCTCGGAGTTCAAGCAGTTCGCGCTGAAGGGCAACGTGGTGGACCTGGCGGTGGCGGTGGTCATCGGCAACGCGTTCACCTCCATCGTCAACGCGGTGGTGGCGGACCTGGTGATGCCGGTGGTGGGGCTGGTGCTGCCCGGCGGGGACTGGCGCAACGTCACCGTCACGCCGTTGCAGCTGCGCCTCGGCCACCTGCTGGGCGCGCTGCTGGACTTCATCATCATCGCCCTGGTGCTGTTCATCGTGGTGGTGAAGGTGGGCTCGCTGTGGAGCCGCAAGGAGGCGCCGCCACCGCCCTCGACGCGGGTCTGCCCGGAGTGCCGGGAAACTGTCCCCCTGGAGGCGCGGCGCTGCCGGGCGTGTACGTCCGTGCTGGAGCCCCTCGCACCCACACCCGCCTGA